In the genome of Candidatus Polarisedimenticolaceae bacterium, one region contains:
- the grpE gene encoding nucleotide exchange factor GrpE — translation MSRDDQRSGAPLPSDDDIEILEVVGVDEDGRSPSSLQEAAGDDETVEIVFDEEAPPPRAPAVPPDGVERRSDTATRERFLRLQADFENLKKRMEREREDHYRHATGALVARLLPVLDNFERALVAARGGGDREALRAGIEMVYRQFLDELRREGLRDIESLGLAFDPEVHEAVATDADSPLPANTVVEEMQRGFYFHDRVLRPALVRVSVEGGTDPSHREDA, via the coding sequence ATGAGCCGCGACGACCAGCGTTCCGGGGCGCCGCTTCCGTCCGACGACGACATCGAGATCCTCGAGGTCGTGGGGGTCGACGAGGACGGCAGATCGCCGTCCTCGCTTCAGGAAGCCGCGGGCGACGACGAGACGGTCGAGATCGTCTTCGACGAGGAGGCGCCGCCTCCCCGCGCGCCCGCCGTCCCGCCCGACGGCGTCGAGCGCCGCTCCGACACCGCGACGCGCGAGCGGTTCCTGCGGCTCCAGGCCGACTTCGAGAACCTCAAGAAACGCATGGAGCGCGAGCGGGAGGACCACTACCGTCACGCGACCGGCGCGCTCGTCGCGCGCCTGCTCCCCGTCCTCGACAACTTCGAGCGCGCGCTCGTCGCCGCCCGCGGAGGCGGCGATCGCGAGGCGCTGCGCGCCGGCATCGAGATGGTCTACCGGCAGTTCCTCGACGAGCTGCGCCGCGAGGGGCTGCGCGACATCGAGTCCCTGGGTCTCGCCTTCGATCCCGAGGTGCACGAGGCGGTCGCCACCGACGCCGACTCGCCGCTCCCCGCCAACACCGTCGTCGAGGAGATGCAGCGGGGGTTCTATTTTCACGATCGCGTGCTCCGGCCCGCCCTCGTGCGCGTGAGCGTCGAGGGAGGAACGGATCCGTCGCACCGGGAGGACGCGTAA
- the hrcA gene encoding heat-inducible transcriptional repressor HrcA — MAKDTPGRPDPTGLDPREREILKSVIQAHIVTGEPVGSRTISKSWGLDLSPATIRNIMSDLEERGLLVQPHPSAGRLPTDRAYRLFVDRMMGPARVAAQQAQAIDQALHRSRGDITDLLAEACRQLSRFSHHVGVVLAPEINRVVVEHLEFVRLDARRVVAIVVDRTGVVHNRILEPTDGFDQDELDRIGRQLSAEYAGMSLHEIREAIARRLTEERASFDSLLTRGLELGRAAVEAEPHAQAVFVEGASNLIAAPEIHSVERARELLRALEAKGRLLDLIGSVGEGEGVQVVIGRENADPGLNDLTIVASPYRAGDRVLGTVGVVGPMRMEYARAIALVDHLARLLTRLLSTPGAGA; from the coding sequence ATGGCGAAAGACACCCCCGGGCGCCCCGATCCAACCGGACTCGATCCCCGCGAGCGGGAGATCCTGAAGTCGGTCATCCAGGCGCACATCGTGACCGGCGAGCCGGTGGGCTCGCGCACGATCTCGAAGTCGTGGGGGCTCGATCTCTCGCCGGCGACGATCCGCAACATCATGTCGGACCTCGAGGAGCGCGGCCTTTTGGTGCAGCCGCACCCTTCGGCCGGGCGGCTTCCGACCGACCGGGCCTACCGTCTGTTCGTCGACCGGATGATGGGGCCCGCGCGCGTCGCGGCGCAGCAGGCGCAGGCGATCGACCAGGCCCTTCACCGCTCCCGCGGCGACATCACGGACCTGCTGGCCGAGGCCTGCCGCCAGCTCTCCCGGTTCTCGCACCACGTCGGCGTCGTGCTCGCCCCGGAGATCAACCGCGTCGTCGTCGAGCACCTCGAGTTCGTCCGCCTCGACGCGCGGCGCGTCGTCGCGATCGTCGTCGACCGCACCGGCGTCGTGCACAACCGCATCCTCGAGCCCACGGACGGGTTCGACCAGGACGAGCTCGACCGGATCGGCCGCCAGCTCTCGGCCGAATACGCGGGGATGAGCCTGCACGAGATCCGCGAGGCGATCGCGCGGCGCCTGACCGAGGAGCGGGCCTCCTTCGACTCCCTGCTCACCCGGGGACTCGAGCTCGGCCGTGCCGCGGTCGAGGCGGAGCCGCACGCGCAGGCGGTCTTCGTCGAGGGGGCCTCGAACCTGATCGCCGCCCCGGAGATCCATTCCGTCGAGCGGGCCCGCGAGCTGCTGCGGGCCCTCGAGGCGAAGGGGCGCCTGCTCGATCTGATCGGGAGCGTCGGGGAAGGGGAGGGCGTGCAGGTCGTCATCGGCCGCGAGAACGCCGACCCGGGGCTCAACGACCTGACGATCGTCGCCTCTCCCTATCGCGCGGGGGACCGCGTGCTGGGGACGGTCGGCGTCGTCGGACCGATGCGCATGGAGTACGCGCGCGCCATCGCGCTCGTCGATCACCTGGCGCGGCTGTTGACGCGCCTGCTGTCCACGCCGGGGGCCGGAGCATGA